A window of Acidobacteriota bacterium contains these coding sequences:
- a CDS encoding response regulator translates to MAKKVLIIDDEKDMRVYLVALFRKAGFETATAENGEEGLWLAEANRPDLITLDVLMPKKSGIKAYRGLRSSEATKNIPIIVLTGLARLDDFFGDLGELPQPDALVEKPIDRDAFVKEVERLVGES, encoded by the coding sequence ATGGCCAAGAAGGTGTTAATCATCGATGACGAGAAGGACATGCGCGTCTACCTCGTGGCGCTCTTCCGCAAGGCAGGATTCGAGACCGCGACTGCTGAAAACGGCGAGGAGGGCCTGTGGCTCGCCGAGGCCAATCGGCCCGACCTCATCACACTCGACGTTCTGATGCCAAAGAAGTCAGGCATCAAGGCGTACCGTGGGCTCAGGTCGTCAGAGGCAACAAAGAATATTCCGATCATCGTCTTGACCGGCCTCGCCCGCCTTGACGATTTCTTCGGAGACCTTGGTGAGCTTCCTCAGCCCGATGCGCTGGTCGAAAAGCCGATCGATCGTGATGCGTTTGTCAAGGAAGTGGAGCGCCTGGTCGGAGAATCCTGA
- a CDS encoding response regulator yields MSHRILVVDDEADVRKFITAVLEKYGYGVVAAEDGKQAFEEVERERPDLIVLDLQMPEQTGTDFYRRLLKNEALRGIPIIVVSGLAGRHLAVSRPYAVFDKPIDPEEFIATVERALGVSND; encoded by the coding sequence ATGAGTCACAGAATTCTGGTCGTCGACGACGAGGCAGATGTTCGGAAGTTCATCACCGCAGTGCTCGAGAAATACGGTTACGGAGTGGTCGCAGCTGAAGACGGGAAGCAAGCATTCGAAGAAGTGGAAAGGGAGCGCCCAGACCTGATCGTGCTCGACCTTCAAATGCCGGAACAGACCGGAACGGACTTCTACAGGCGGCTGCTAAAAAACGAGGCGCTGCGGGGAATCCCTATTATCGTTGTGAGCGGTCTCGCCGGGCGCCATCTCGCGGTCAGTCGTCCATATGCCGTCTTCGACAAACCTATCGACCCTGAGGAGTTCATAGCGACGGTGGAACGAGCTCTGGGAGTATCAAATGACTGA
- the nrfD gene encoding polysulfide reductase NrfD produces the protein MSEVTVDTSLPDAGGGGILTPFNIITGIILAGGAVILGIRFTQGLSATTNLSHNYPWGLWIGFDVMSGVALAAGGFVTSTAVYIFGMKEYKPVVRPAILTGFLGYFLVVLGLLADLGRPWRLPYAFIKSAGPTSPLFEVSLCVALYLTVLFIESTPAALEWLGLKRWRKVVGSLTLGLTIFGLILSTMHQSTLGAMFMATPTKLHPLWYSAHIPVHYFVSAVAAGLAMVIVEGMFSHRAFHHQVEISREHFENINFGLAKAASVTLGIYVAIKVVALTIEAEWHLLATGWGAWFLLELIGFFLLPCVLFAVAYRERNLVIVRTAAIITVLGIMLNRFNAVFVAFNWNLPAGEHYIPSWMEIWVTVAFITFAVVVFRWIANRMPVMYEHPDWKGYH, from the coding sequence ATGAGTGAGGTCACCGTCGACACCAGTCTGCCTGACGCCGGTGGGGGCGGGATCCTGACACCGTTCAACATCATCACCGGCATCATTCTCGCCGGAGGCGCGGTGATCCTTGGCATCCGCTTCACCCAAGGGCTGTCGGCGACGACGAATCTCAGCCACAACTACCCATGGGGCCTGTGGATCGGATTTGACGTGATGAGCGGTGTTGCCCTCGCCGCAGGCGGCTTTGTCACTTCGACCGCCGTCTACATCTTTGGGATGAAGGAGTACAAACCGGTTGTCCGCCCAGCGATCCTGACCGGCTTTCTCGGATACTTCCTGGTAGTTCTCGGTCTTCTTGCCGATCTCGGACGTCCGTGGCGACTTCCGTACGCATTCATCAAATCGGCTGGGCCCACGTCTCCTCTGTTCGAGGTTTCTCTCTGCGTGGCTCTCTACCTGACCGTTCTTTTCATCGAGTCAACGCCGGCGGCGCTCGAATGGCTCGGCCTCAAGCGTTGGCGGAAGGTCGTAGGCAGCTTGACTCTCGGCCTCACGATCTTTGGATTGATCCTGTCGACAATGCATCAGTCGACGCTCGGCGCGATGTTCATGGCGACACCGACGAAGCTCCATCCCCTCTGGTACTCGGCCCATATCCCGGTGCACTATTTCGTGAGCGCCGTCGCGGCCGGGCTGGCGATGGTGATCGTAGAAGGGATGTTCTCGCATCGTGCTTTCCACCACCAGGTGGAGATCTCGCGCGAGCATTTCGAGAACATCAATTTCGGTCTCGCCAAAGCGGCGTCGGTGACCCTCGGGATCTACGTCGCGATCAAGGTCGTAGCTCTGACCATCGAGGCCGAGTGGCACCTTCTGGCAACCGGGTGGGGCGCCTGGTTCCTGCTCGAACTCATAGGCTTCTTTCTTCTGCCGTGCGTTTTGTTTGCGGTTGCGTATCGTGAACGAAACCTCGTGATCGTCAGGACGGCGGCCATCATCACCGTGCTGGGGATCATGCTCAATCGCTTCAATGCAGTCTTCGTTGCGTTCAACTGGAACCTGCCGGCAGGTGAGCATTACATTCCGTCGTGGATGGAAATCTGGGTGACGGTGGCGTTCATAACTTTTGCGGTCGTGGTCTTCCGGTGGATCGCAAACCGGATGCCGGTCATGTACGAGCACCCTGATTGGAAGGGTTATCACTGA
- a CDS encoding 4Fe-4S binding protein: protein MSISRRGFIGGAVGAALTAGTSEAGTVKKFEGYPGRYGLLHDTTLCVGCRSCEVACKEVNGLPPVEKPIGDQEVFDKTRRTSDTSLTVVNRYLEAEGDQQAVYRKLQCMHCNEPCCATVCLVHAFEKTPEGPVLYHPELCMGCRYCVMACPYNALAYEYGEPLTPRVMRCTMCYDRIKDGQMPGCAEACPMGAITFGRRDELIEVARERIRKYPDRYINHIFGEHEFGGTSWLLLSGVEFGKLDLEEGLTYEPLPAIATSYLGVVPLVVTIYPGLLLGMHAFSKRQEAVAKKEREEAVALTREAAEEESNKKLAAAAERAKKDKERAIEAAVKKALAEAQDGGES, encoded by the coding sequence ATGAGCATTTCACGACGAGGCTTCATCGGTGGAGCGGTCGGGGCTGCACTGACCGCGGGAACGTCGGAAGCCGGCACAGTCAAGAAATTCGAGGGCTATCCCGGTCGGTACGGCTTGCTGCACGACACAACACTCTGCGTCGGCTGCCGCTCGTGCGAAGTCGCCTGCAAGGAGGTCAACGGTCTCCCGCCGGTGGAGAAACCGATCGGGGATCAAGAGGTCTTCGACAAGACACGCCGAACAAGCGACACCTCCTTGACGGTCGTCAATCGGTATCTCGAGGCGGAGGGCGACCAACAGGCGGTTTACCGCAAGCTGCAGTGCATGCACTGCAACGAGCCGTGTTGCGCCACGGTGTGCCTGGTCCACGCCTTCGAGAAGACGCCCGAGGGGCCCGTCCTGTACCACCCGGAGCTGTGCATGGGTTGCCGCTACTGTGTGATGGCGTGCCCGTACAACGCGCTGGCTTACGAATACGGCGAGCCCCTGACTCCGAGGGTCATGCGTTGCACGATGTGCTACGACAGGATCAAGGACGGCCAAATGCCCGGGTGCGCGGAGGCCTGTCCGATGGGTGCGATCACGTTTGGCAGGCGCGACGAGTTGATCGAGGTAGCGCGTGAGCGAATTCGCAAGTATCCCGACCGCTATATCAATCACATCTTCGGTGAGCACGAGTTCGGTGGCACGAGTTGGTTGCTCCTGTCCGGGGTGGAGTTCGGAAAACTCGACCTCGAAGAGGGGCTGACTTACGAACCGCTGCCGGCAATCGCCACCAGCTACCTGGGAGTAGTGCCGCTGGTCGTCACCATCTACCCCGGTCTCTTGCTCGGGATGCACGCCTTCTCGAAGCGCCAAGAGGCGGTTGCGAAGAAAGAGCGGGAAGAGGCTGTCGCCCTGACACGGGAGGCCGCCGAAGAAGAGTCCAATAAGAAGCTTGCCGCAGCTGCCGAGCGAGCCAAGAAAGACAAAGAGCGGGCGATCGAAGCTGCGGTAAAAAAGGCACTGGCCGAGGCTCAGGACGGGGGTGAGTCATGA
- a CDS encoding cytochrome C, translating to MSRNAPLLLVLLMVATLGNASIAEQPSRQVPASTVTIQFPADLGDMQRPAVEFDHKAHTDALEKEGCETCHRIDDKGVLIPRLAVVLEVEDRDDLIDAYHDSCIGCHRERADEKLKAGPVTCGECHIKQKPGTSTRAEMAFDYSLHGRHSQAFEDKCENCHHVYDEVAKKLKYEKGKEEGCRSCHGEVDDGRNYSLANASHRACVSCHLKRAEAELETGPTLCVGCHDPEVRDAIKKLDEVPRLMRGQPDTAWIYSIDAKSATVPFDHLGHEPVTSTCSTCHHQTLKPCDECHSLEGLPEGSGVTMSQAYHRSESEHSCVGCHARHTAERGCAGCHQSMSQLPGENTCVVCHNGPPAGSPELEVAPMLTEVRLDALPVTSDEFPEEVVIESLMDDYEASKLPHLKIVTKLDELVRESKLAARFHGDNQTLCAGCHHHSTVGTRPPPCRACHAAAADPTRDRPGLKVAYHRQCMGCHIKMDLKQQGCTDCHAERSEEVES from the coding sequence ATGAGCCGAAACGCACCGCTTCTCCTGGTTCTCCTCATGGTCGCTACACTCGGCAATGCGTCGATCGCCGAGCAGCCTTCGCGCCAGGTTCCTGCGTCGACGGTCACAATCCAGTTTCCGGCAGATCTTGGCGATATGCAGCGGCCGGCCGTCGAGTTCGATCACAAGGCCCACACCGATGCCCTCGAAAAAGAGGGTTGCGAGACCTGCCATCGCATTGACGACAAGGGAGTGCTGATTCCGCGGCTGGCGGTGGTACTCGAAGTCGAGGATCGTGATGATCTCATCGATGCCTACCACGATTCCTGTATCGGATGCCACCGCGAGCGTGCGGACGAAAAACTCAAGGCCGGCCCCGTTACCTGCGGCGAGTGCCATATCAAGCAGAAGCCCGGCACATCGACGAGGGCAGAGATGGCGTTCGACTACTCGCTCCATGGTCGACACTCTCAGGCCTTCGAGGACAAGTGTGAGAACTGCCACCACGTCTATGACGAGGTCGCAAAGAAGCTGAAGTACGAGAAGGGCAAGGAAGAGGGCTGCCGGTCGTGTCATGGCGAGGTCGACGACGGGCGCAATTACTCGCTCGCCAACGCCTCCCATCGCGCGTGTGTCTCGTGCCACCTGAAAAGGGCCGAGGCGGAGCTCGAGACTGGCCCCACGCTGTGTGTCGGCTGCCACGACCCCGAAGTGCGCGATGCCATCAAGAAGCTCGACGAAGTGCCGCGGCTGATGCGAGGTCAGCCGGACACGGCCTGGATCTATAGCATTGACGCGAAGTCGGCGACCGTGCCCTTTGATCATCTCGGCCATGAGCCGGTCACCAGTACCTGTTCGACCTGCCACCACCAGACCCTCAAACCGTGCGACGAATGCCACTCTCTGGAGGGTTTGCCGGAAGGCTCCGGCGTCACCATGAGCCAGGCCTATCATCGGTCAGAATCTGAGCATAGTTGCGTCGGATGCCATGCTCGGCACACAGCCGAGCGGGGGTGTGCGGGGTGCCATCAATCCATGAGTCAGTTGCCCGGGGAAAACACCTGCGTTGTCTGCCACAACGGCCCGCCTGCGGGTTCGCCGGAGCTGGAGGTGGCGCCGATGCTTACCGAGGTTCGTCTCGACGCCCTTCCGGTGACGTCAGACGAGTTCCCGGAGGAAGTCGTCATTGAAAGCCTGATGGACGACTACGAGGCGTCGAAGCTACCGCACCTGAAAATCGTGACGAAGCTCGATGAACTTGTTCGCGAGAGCAAGCTGGCGGCTCGTTTTCATGGCGATAACCAGACCCTGTGTGCCGGTTGCCATCACCACAGTACGGTCGGCACGCGTCCGCCACCATGTCGTGCCTGTCACGCAGCAGCGGCCGACCCGACCAGGGACCGCCCGGGCCTCAAGGTTGCCTACCACCGACAGTGTATGGGCTGCCACATCAAGATGGATCTGAAGCAGCAGGGTTGCACCGACTGTCATGCTGAAAGGTCCGAGGAGGTCGAATCATGA
- a CDS encoding (Fe-S)-binding protein: MADLQDIQVIDPGVDENIAKLTPERIEHTINKVLTEECGARLQVYLETCVHCGLCAEACQSYVSRNGDPDYAPVAKVKDTLWEMVKRKGKVDGEFLHNAARIAYIDCGACRRCSMYCPFGIDISYLIMTVRRILNLLGVVPQYLQDTTNSHAVTMNQMWVQQDDWIDTLIWQEEDAQAELAGTRIPLDKTGAEIMYSVIGPEPKILAQLIANMAIIFKVAGADWTMPSTDGWDNSNMAMYSGDFETMGRVERLHWERAMQLKVKRVVMGECGHAYRGAVYDGPRWLGWTKPPIPMVHAVEYYYELIKSGRIKIARKIEEPVTVQDPCNIVRGRGLHDKLRYVVNAICEDFRDMEPRYEHNYCCQAGGGLINCGPPWKLSRMKSNKVKAEQIAETGAHTVITPCHNCHSGIEDIIGYYKLGCHVSFISEMLVKTIEMPEA, translated from the coding sequence ATGGCTGATCTGCAGGACATACAGGTCATCGACCCGGGAGTCGACGAGAACATCGCGAAGCTGACCCCGGAGAGGATCGAACACACCATCAACAAGGTTTTGACCGAGGAGTGCGGCGCCAGGCTGCAGGTCTACCTCGAAACCTGCGTTCACTGCGGGCTGTGCGCAGAGGCCTGCCAGAGCTATGTCTCGCGCAACGGCGACCCCGACTACGCGCCTGTGGCCAAGGTCAAGGACACCTTGTGGGAGATGGTCAAACGCAAGGGCAAGGTGGATGGCGAGTTTCTCCATAACGCGGCGCGCATCGCCTACATTGATTGTGGAGCGTGCCGCCGCTGCAGCATGTACTGCCCGTTCGGTATCGATATCTCCTATCTGATCATGACCGTCCGCCGGATCCTCAACCTTCTCGGGGTTGTTCCCCAGTACCTCCAGGACACAACCAACAGTCACGCTGTGACCATGAACCAGATGTGGGTGCAGCAGGATGACTGGATCGACACCCTGATATGGCAGGAAGAGGACGCACAGGCGGAGCTCGCAGGTACTCGCATCCCGCTCGACAAGACCGGAGCGGAGATCATGTACTCGGTGATCGGGCCAGAACCCAAGATCCTCGCTCAGCTGATTGCCAACATGGCCATCATCTTCAAGGTTGCCGGCGCCGACTGGACGATGCCGTCGACCGACGGTTGGGACAACTCCAACATGGCGATGTACTCGGGCGACTTCGAAACCATGGGCCGGGTCGAGCGCCTGCACTGGGAGCGGGCGATGCAGCTCAAGGTCAAACGGGTGGTGATGGGAGAGTGTGGCCACGCCTACCGCGGTGCGGTCTACGACGGACCGCGATGGCTGGGCTGGACCAAACCACCCATCCCTATGGTGCACGCAGTGGAGTACTACTACGAGCTGATCAAAAGCGGCCGCATCAAGATTGCGCGCAAGATCGAGGAGCCGGTAACGGTCCAGGACCCGTGCAACATCGTCCGCGGCCGCGGCCTGCACGACAAGCTTCGATATGTGGTGAACGCGATTTGCGAGGACTTTCGGGACATGGAGCCGCGCTATGAGCACAACTACTGCTGCCAGGCGGGGGGTGGTCTGATCAACTGTGGCCCGCCCTGGAAGCTGTCACGCATGAAGAGCAACAAGGTCAAGGCTGAGCAGATCGCAGAGACCGGGGCCCACACCGTGATCACGCCGTGCCATAACTGCCACTCGGGCATCGAGGACATCATCGGTTACTACAAGCTCGGCTGCCACGTTTCGTTCATCAGCGAGATGCTTGTCAAGACCATCGAAATGCCGGAAGCGTGA
- a CDS encoding nitrate reductase — MWEFVSGPLVWIAFAGLFGGLAYRLVTMAKLAHRERVVYPTLDAKYGARSLLHWLIPFAGRKMRLKPLYTIISFGFHICLLLTPLLVAGHVLLFEQSWGFRWWTLPEEWADGMTLVVIAACVFFILRRLLLPEVRNVTYPSDFFLAGLVLMPFATGYIAHQQWLPYRPMLIVHGLSGALCLLLIPWTRLVHLLWFAFTRAFMGSEFGSVRHARDW; from the coding sequence ATGTGGGAATTCGTCAGCGGCCCGCTCGTGTGGATCGCCTTCGCCGGCTTGTTCGGCGGGCTCGCCTATCGGCTTGTGACGATGGCCAAGCTGGCGCACCGAGAAAGGGTCGTCTACCCGACACTCGACGCCAAGTACGGAGCACGATCGCTGCTCCACTGGCTGATCCCGTTTGCCGGACGCAAGATGCGTCTCAAACCCCTGTACACGATCATCTCCTTCGGATTTCATATCTGTCTCCTGCTCACACCACTGCTGGTCGCAGGCCATGTCCTGCTCTTCGAGCAGTCGTGGGGATTCAGATGGTGGACGCTGCCGGAAGAATGGGCGGACGGGATGACGTTGGTGGTGATTGCCGCCTGCGTGTTCTTCATCCTCAGGCGCCTTCTGCTGCCGGAAGTCCGCAACGTGACCTATCCCTCGGACTTCTTCCTGGCCGGTCTGGTGCTGATGCCGTTCGCCACCGGATATATCGCCCACCAGCAGTGGCTGCCGTACCGACCAATGCTGATTGTCCACGGGCTGTCCGGCGCCCTGTGTCTGCTGTTGATCCCATGGACGCGGCTGGTCCACCTGCTGTGGTTCGCCTTCACCCGCGCCTTCATGGGTTCGGAGTTCGGATCCGTACGTCACGCGAGGGACTGGTGA
- a CDS encoding WD40 repeat domain-containing protein, with product MVDREQWNWNTGKKLVCDLREVENRFDQVHEWIVSPDGECIAAPVVTAPDVFRVSVNGELWDGEFEKAWHLVFAPDGRLTALVRIDDEWTVAIDGVPWEERWEFAWNPVFNRDGSVIAVQIKDNMEYTVAVNGRAWEQRFHSSRGLAVSREGNRVAAVVQVEPLAEADIFGFMEGTWSVAVDGEPWKQKFINVYGPVISADGENVAVEVRLDICEYTLAQNSETWDSRFGCVWEPVYRPNGRGLVAPVRSKGSWTIAENGSLIWQSRFMQLWNQRLSADGTRIAAVVADSFGSWTVAVDGRAWSTSFNDLVLPPVFSPDGRRVAAGVRHDAAWNVAVDGAPWPETYDMVWDPVFTPDGDRVLAKVEREGRFAVAIDGVVRGQWYEGMWEPVISSDGQRLLVRAVDQGVYTRHVMQLNEMS from the coding sequence ATGGTCGATCGCGAACAATGGAACTGGAATACGGGGAAGAAGCTCGTTTGTGATCTCCGCGAGGTTGAGAACCGGTTTGACCAGGTTCACGAGTGGATAGTGAGCCCCGACGGGGAATGCATTGCAGCTCCGGTCGTGACAGCTCCAGACGTGTTTCGGGTCTCGGTCAACGGTGAGCTGTGGGATGGCGAGTTCGAAAAGGCCTGGCACCTCGTGTTCGCTCCCGATGGAAGGCTGACGGCGCTGGTCCGCATTGACGACGAGTGGACCGTGGCCATCGACGGAGTCCCCTGGGAAGAACGCTGGGAGTTCGCCTGGAATCCCGTCTTCAACCGCGACGGCAGCGTCATCGCGGTCCAGATCAAGGACAACATGGAGTACACGGTCGCGGTCAACGGCCGCGCATGGGAGCAGCGATTCCACTCATCGAGAGGTCTCGCTGTCAGTAGGGAAGGCAACCGCGTGGCCGCTGTGGTCCAGGTCGAGCCACTTGCCGAGGCAGACATTTTCGGCTTCATGGAGGGGACGTGGAGTGTGGCGGTGGATGGGGAGCCCTGGAAACAGAAATTCATCAATGTGTACGGACCGGTCATCAGCGCCGACGGTGAAAACGTGGCGGTGGAGGTCCGGCTCGATATCTGCGAGTACACCCTGGCCCAAAATTCGGAAACCTGGGACAGCCGCTTCGGATGTGTCTGGGAACCCGTCTATCGGCCGAATGGACGAGGGTTGGTGGCGCCGGTCCGTTCGAAAGGGTCTTGGACCATCGCCGAGAACGGCAGCCTGATCTGGCAAAGCCGTTTCATGCAGCTGTGGAATCAGCGGCTGAGTGCCGACGGGACCCGTATTGCTGCCGTTGTAGCTGACAGCTTCGGGTCGTGGACGGTCGCGGTCGACGGACGGGCTTGGTCGACATCGTTTAATGACCTCGTTCTGCCGCCGGTCTTTTCACCGGACGGCCGTCGGGTTGCGGCCGGTGTCCGCCACGACGCAGCGTGGAACGTCGCGGTCGATGGAGCTCCGTGGCCCGAGACCTACGACATGGTGTGGGATCCCGTCTTCACGCCCGATGGCGACCGTGTGCTGGCCAAGGTCGAGCGCGAAGGACGTTTTGCCGTCGCGATCGACGGTGTGGTCCGCGGTCAGTGGTACGAGGGGATGTGGGAGCCGGTGATCAGCAGCGATGGCCAGCGGTTGTTGGTTCGGGCGGTCGATCAGGGTGTCTACACACGTCACGTGATGCAGCTGAACGAGATGAGCTGA
- a CDS encoding cyclic nucleotide-binding domain-containing protein: MKLERLEGQGVFQYLRPEQLRAISDVAEVMEYQAGEAIYQRGTKADHFFVVLEGQVSLRLPGQSGVSIQIDELTKGAIFGSCVCFQFVDYSLDAQCTRDSKLLKIESATLKELMDQDLLMGYTIQTQISRIYFNRYIDTMKKLQSIVMNLPLESVQTQPARTAVPA, encoded by the coding sequence ATGAAGCTCGAAAGGCTCGAAGGACAAGGGGTGTTCCAGTATCTGCGCCCCGAACAATTGAGGGCGATCAGTGACGTCGCCGAAGTCATGGAGTACCAGGCCGGTGAGGCCATCTACCAGCGGGGTACGAAGGCTGACCACTTTTTCGTTGTTCTCGAGGGTCAGGTCTCACTGCGACTGCCGGGTCAATCCGGGGTGAGTATCCAGATCGACGAACTCACCAAGGGAGCGATCTTCGGTTCTTGTGTGTGCTTTCAGTTTGTGGATTACTCGCTCGACGCGCAATGTACGCGCGACTCCAAGCTCCTGAAAATCGAATCGGCGACACTCAAGGAACTCATGGACCAGGACCTCTTGATGGGCTACACCATCCAGACACAGATCTCGCGGATCTACTTCAACCGCTACATCGACACCATGAAGAAGCTGCAGTCGATCGTCATGAATCTGCCGCTCGAGAGCGTTCAGACCCAGCCAGCGAGGACCGCCGTCCCAGCCTGA
- a CDS encoding DUF302 domain-containing protein — MTASIALVVGVIVGILISILATVLTMRSKMVVPERSSKSFQATCEAVEEVVPAAEGWSFPMESFDMATKLKAKGGLPDNVQRIRLYFLCNPKVAKVVLGAEPKLSAIMPCSWSVYELADGSVWVSHMNISMMSKMMGGVVGSSMGEVAQADERFLEQVLH; from the coding sequence ATGACTGCATCGATAGCTCTGGTGGTTGGCGTCATTGTCGGGATCCTGATTTCGATTCTCGCGACCGTCTTGACCATGCGTTCGAAAATGGTGGTGCCGGAGCGAAGCTCCAAATCCTTCCAGGCGACCTGCGAGGCCGTGGAGGAGGTGGTGCCTGCAGCCGAAGGTTGGAGCTTCCCGATGGAGAGCTTCGACATGGCGACAAAGCTGAAGGCCAAGGGCGGACTTCCCGACAACGTGCAGCGGATCCGCCTCTACTTCTTGTGCAATCCGAAGGTGGCCAAGGTGGTCCTCGGGGCCGAGCCGAAGCTCTCGGCAATCATGCCGTGCTCGTGGTCGGTTTACGAGCTGGCTGACGGATCGGTGTGGGTTTCGCATATGAACATCTCGATGATGTCGAAAATGATGGGCGGTGTTGTCGGCAGCTCGATGGGCGAGGTCGCCCAGGCCGATGAGAGATTCCTGGAACAAGTACTTCACTGA
- a CDS encoding sigma 54-interacting transcriptional regulator, producing MYYENPEAAQTILDSVNDGVFTVDTEWRITSFNKAAERITGVSHDEALGARCCDVFRASICETECALRQTIQNRQPIVNKAIYIIDAEGRQIPISISTAILRDADGEIVGGVETFRDLSLVEDLRKELEGRYTFSDIIGRSPAMQSLFDLLPVVADSDSTVLIRGASGTGKELVARAIHNLSPRSKGRFVAINCGALPDTLLESELFGHKAGAFTDARRDKPGRFAIADGGTILLDEIGDISPAMQVRLLRVLQERVYEPLGSVDPIDVNVRVITATHRDLATLVQKGVFREDLYYRINVFRVDLPPLRDRREDIPLLTNHFISRFNAIQNKDVAGVSDEVLNVLMRWDFPGNARELENAIEHAFVLCRSGLIELRHLPQEILEGAGLATAEVRPGATLKSIEALHIADALRRHDGSRKAAAAELGIHPTTLRRKIRDLDIDAPARDGRSHRK from the coding sequence ATGTACTACGAAAACCCGGAAGCGGCGCAGACCATCCTCGACAGTGTGAACGACGGGGTTTTCACCGTCGACACAGAGTGGCGCATCACGTCGTTCAATAAAGCCGCGGAGCGGATCACTGGAGTTTCTCACGACGAGGCACTCGGTGCGCGGTGCTGCGACGTGTTTCGGGCCAGCATTTGCGAGACCGAGTGTGCCCTCCGGCAGACGATCCAGAATCGGCAGCCAATCGTCAACAAGGCTATCTACATCATCGACGCTGAGGGACGGCAGATCCCCATCAGCATTTCCACGGCAATCCTTCGGGACGCCGATGGCGAGATAGTGGGCGGTGTCGAGACCTTTCGCGACCTCAGCCTGGTGGAAGATCTCCGCAAGGAGCTCGAGGGCCGCTACACCTTCAGCGACATCATCGGCAGGAGTCCGGCAATGCAGTCGCTCTTCGACCTCTTGCCGGTGGTAGCGGACAGCGACAGCACAGTCCTGATTCGTGGCGCCAGCGGCACAGGAAAGGAGCTGGTCGCTCGAGCCATCCACAATCTCTCGCCGAGAAGCAAAGGGCGATTCGTCGCCATCAACTGCGGTGCCCTGCCGGACACTCTGCTGGAATCGGAGCTTTTTGGCCACAAGGCGGGCGCCTTCACCGACGCCCGACGGGACAAACCCGGGCGGTTTGCGATCGCGGATGGAGGCACCATTCTGCTGGATGAGATTGGTGACATTTCGCCAGCGATGCAAGTTCGGCTGCTGCGGGTGCTGCAAGAGCGCGTATACGAACCGTTGGGTTCGGTCGATCCCATCGACGTCAACGTTCGGGTCATTACAGCCACCCACCGTGATCTCGCAACGCTCGTCCAAAAGGGAGTTTTCCGAGAAGATCTCTACTACAGGATCAATGTCTTCAGGGTCGACCTTCCACCTCTTCGCGACCGGCGAGAGGACATTCCTCTCCTCACAAACCACTTCATCTCCAGGTTCAACGCGATCCAGAACAAAGACGTGGCAGGAGTGTCGGACGAGGTTCTGAACGTGCTCATGCGTTGGGATTTCCCTGGCAACGCCAGGGAGCTGGAGAACGCGATCGAGCACGCATTCGTCTTGTGCCGAAGTGGTTTGATCGAGCTCAGGCACCTGCCTCAGGAGATCCTTGAAGGAGCCGGATTGGCGACTGCGGAGGTTCGTCCCGGGGCAACCCTGAAGTCGATTGAAGCCCTCCACATTGCCGATGCGCTCCGACGTCACGACGGCAGCCGCAAGGCGGCAGCGGCCGAGCTCGGCATTCACCCGACAACGTTGCGCAGGAAGATCAGGGATCTCGACATTGACGCACCCGCCCGGGACGGCCGGAGTCACAGGAAATAG